Proteins encoded within one genomic window of Mycolicibacterium aubagnense:
- a CDS encoding HNH endonuclease, whose product MLKHGKLLDAAHIIGDNKPHGAPVVQNGLSLCKIHHAAYDANLLGIDPDYVVRINRDLMEEVDGPMLRHGLQDMHGRPLTVPVRRRDRPDKERLAERFSEFRAAG is encoded by the coding sequence ATGTTGAAGCACGGGAAGCTCTTGGACGCCGCACATATCATCGGCGATAACAAGCCGCATGGCGCGCCAGTAGTTCAAAACGGTTTAAGTCTGTGCAAGATTCACCACGCGGCATACGACGCCAACCTGCTTGGCATCGATCCCGACTACGTCGTCCGCATCAACCGCGATCTGATGGAGGAAGTTGACGGCCCTATGTTGCGGCACGGCCTCCAAGACATGCACGGGCGGCCACTGACGGTGCCAGTGCGACGACGGGACCGACCCGACAAAGAACGCCTCGCAGAACGATTCAGCGAGTTCCGCGCCGCAGGATAG